A DNA window from Arachis hypogaea cultivar Tifrunner chromosome 18, arahy.Tifrunner.gnm2.J5K5, whole genome shotgun sequence contains the following coding sequences:
- the LOC112771659 gene encoding F-box/kelch-repeat protein At3g23880-like, producing the protein MEILLRLPARTLVSLRSVCRSWRNLISSPDFTRNHLRRSCLRDPSLITPPRIAYCNHDGFYGGIQSFSMQSMLDNPSDPTKVASISSETYYKIVGSCDGLLCFFDGFASCGMHAILWNPCTGFTFESPEISGQVLFCGFGYDYLSDSYKIYAATKKQGPSGFESSTKFYTFGQTSSWRKIDDIPVALFSFPSDNSCWTDNTEGEFFGSSRLCTLNWCVNQVVLYFDLTKEIYGHFSLPLGSEIDLDHYSPRRCTHLYVLRNCLSACYEHKRTREWIVWQMKEYGDAQSWTKLAVISFCVT; encoded by the exons ATGGAAATCTTGTTGAGGCTTCCGGCAAGGACGCTTGTTTCCCTAAGGAGTGTGTGCAGGTCATGGAGAAACCTAATTTCATCCCCTGACTTCACCCGCAACCACCTTCGTCGTTCATGCTTACGCGATCCAAGCCTGATCACTCCGCCACGTATTGCTTATTGCAATCACGATGGTTTCTATGGTGGTATTCAGTCTTTCTCCATGCAGTCAATGTTGGACAATCCCTCTGACCCTACTAAAGTCGCTAGCATCAGTAGCGAAACCTACTACAAAATCGTTGGTTCTTGCGATGGATTGTTATGCTTCTTTGATGGTTTTGCTAGTTGCGGCATGCATGCCATATTGTGGAACCCCTGTACCGGATTCACATTCGAATCTCCCGAAATCAGCGGCCAAGTTCTCTTTTGTGGCTTTGGTTACGATTATCTCAGTGACAGTTACAAAATTTATGCAGCTACAAAGAAGCAAGGGCCATCTGGTTTTGAGTCTAGTACCAAATTTTATACATTTGGGCAAACTTCGTCATGGAGAAAAATTGATGATATTCCAGTAGCCCTATTTAGTTTCCCAAGTGACAACTCTTGTTGGACGGATAATACGGAAGGGGAATTTTTTGGTAGTAGCAGATTATGCACTCTTAATTGGTGTGTTAATCAGGTGGTTCTttattttgacttgactaaagaGATTTATGGTCATTTTTCTCTGCCTCTTGGTAGTGAAATAGATTTAGATCATTATTCTCCAAGGCGATGCACTCACTTATATGTCTTAAGAAACTGCCTTTCTGCTTGTTACGAGCATAAGAGAACACGCGAATGGATTGTGTGGCAGATGAAGGAATACGGAGATGCTCAATCTTGGACTAAATTGGCAGTGATTTCG TTTTGTGTAACTTAA